In Candidatus Krumholzibacteriia bacterium, a genomic segment contains:
- a CDS encoding NAD(P)-dependent oxidoreductase, giving the protein MESTRLSEAELQDKFAELSPPFGPREAASQASRCLFCHDAPCTRACPTHIDVPRFIRQILHGNYTGASRTILDANALGGTCARVCPTEVLCEGACVDRLLKGAPVPIGRLQRFATDCGDPQYEASEDTGKKVAVVGSGPAGLSCAWHLRLQGHSVTVYEKEPEAGGLGSRGIAFYKIQEQDILREVERMEGIGVEIRCEETIDADRFQQLREDFDAVFLATGLAHCRRPGVTGEDAAGVFDALEWIEELHRNGWSHPPLGSKVLVFGGGNTAIDAAINAVKLGAESVTLVYRRDSASMPAYRHEFKHALSEGVDFRFLASPREFLHEDGKLHSVRLENLSMKGEGRRAELEVLDEFTLECDMALLATGQVAHRDFYENVEGLELKGQSLLADAEDGSTKLAGVYAGGDCRNGGAEMVDAVEEGKRAAVAIHRSLGGSE; this is encoded by the coding sequence ATGGAAAGCACCCGACTTTCAGAAGCCGAACTGCAGGACAAGTTCGCCGAGCTGTCTCCCCCCTTCGGTCCCCGGGAAGCCGCATCTCAGGCATCCCGGTGCCTCTTTTGCCATGACGCTCCCTGCACCCGTGCCTGCCCGACACACATTGATGTGCCGAGGTTCATCCGGCAGATCCTCCACGGCAATTACACGGGAGCCAGCCGCACGATTCTCGATGCCAATGCACTGGGGGGAACTTGTGCGAGGGTCTGCCCCACGGAGGTGCTCTGCGAGGGAGCCTGTGTGGATCGGCTTCTCAAGGGCGCGCCGGTGCCCATCGGGCGGCTCCAGCGTTTTGCCACCGACTGCGGAGATCCTCAGTACGAAGCTTCCGAAGACACGGGAAAGAAAGTCGCCGTTGTCGGCTCCGGCCCGGCCGGACTCTCCTGCGCCTGGCACCTTCGCCTTCAGGGACACAGTGTCACGGTTTATGAAAAAGAGCCGGAGGCCGGCGGCCTTGGAAGCCGGGGGATTGCTTTCTACAAGATTCAGGAGCAGGACATCCTGAGAGAAGTCGAGCGCATGGAAGGAATTGGGGTAGAAATCCGTTGCGAAGAGACCATTGATGCGGACCGCTTCCAGCAACTGAGAGAGGACTTTGACGCGGTCTTCCTTGCCACGGGACTCGCTCACTGTCGGCGTCCCGGAGTGACGGGAGAAGATGCCGCGGGGGTCTTTGACGCTCTTGAGTGGATTGAAGAACTCCACAGAAACGGCTGGAGCCATCCACCGCTTGGATCGAAGGTGCTGGTCTTCGGCGGTGGCAACACGGCCATCGATGCCGCCATCAATGCCGTCAAGCTGGGAGCAGAGTCGGTGACCCTGGTCTACCGCCGTGATTCAGCTTCCATGCCCGCCTATCGTCATGAGTTCAAACACGCATTGTCCGAAGGCGTGGACTTCCGTTTCCTGGCATCTCCCCGGGAGTTTCTCCACGAGGACGGTAAACTTCACTCTGTGCGGCTTGAGAATCTCAGTATGAAGGGTGAAGGCCGCAGAGCGGAACTGGAAGTCCTCGACGAGTTCACCCTTGAATGTGACATGGCACTCCTCGCCACGGGGCAAGTCGCGCACCGGGACTTCTATGAAAATGTCGAAGGACTTGAACTGAAGGGACAATCCCTCCTTGCCGACGCTGAAGACGGCAGCACGAAGCTGGCCGGAGTCTATGCCGGTGGCGACTGCAGAAACGGGGGCGCGGAAATGGTAGACGCCGTGGAGGAAGGAAAGCGCGCTGCGGTCGCCATCCACAGGAGCCTGGGAGGAAGCGAATGA